A stretch of Colletotrichum lupini chromosome 2, complete sequence DNA encodes these proteins:
- a CDS encoding WSC domain-containing protein, whose product MAMRAEFMASLAVEFLVRYTKDFCNCRLPVGLDGNDTVVIINQPTVHVNYIESTSSSSFSSIAKRDVRASSTLQTGWSYSGCYTDNNNGIRQLSRDGYRDYSAMTEESCVAFCSSKGYSVAGVEYSSECYCDYQLASTSQKEPEADCNMPCSGDSSEACGGSDRLSVFTNGVAVPVINPGPPGWSSLGCQNDPGPRLLSYRTGVVAGDSKMSVLQCTNACQAAGYSLAGVEYSSECYCDNQLRNAGSSGFDGCNMLCSGNSSEYCGGPNRINVYQASAKPKTPSVLPSGWTDKGCLKDNVLGRALTVNVDVVGGTQNMSVGGCISACTASGYTVAGVEYSQECWCDSQIRNGGVAASDGCDMPCKGNTAEFCGGSNRLNIYASGSLTLPVSSTSSPTTSTTSTRTTSSSVSTTSSSFTTSKSTTSPTASSTSSSVSSTSSSTSASSSSSSTTSKSSTSSTSSSIASSTPSSTSSITITTSSSSTKTSTITTTSSSSTTAASSSSSKTSSSSSTSTTSANACRATINSGYVQNGGFDSGFDSWSFALYQPSDPVTSAVISDNHQTSGCSALVFYPSGTSNRQAYIYQSITGLPVRASRTVTFYAGRLDSATKQDNAKVYVAWGDTIMGPSIVCGSSSYPCLTAYSNAGGYRQYRFTFTPTAASGTLSIGFTWDAGSNAAPVIIDGIIVS is encoded by the exons ATGGCCATGAGAGCTGAGTTCATGGCCTCCTTGGCAGTGGAATTCCTCGTACGTTACACAAAGGACTTCTGCAACTGCAGACTCCCAGTCGGGCTTGACGGTAATGACACCGTCGTCATTATAAACCAGCCTACTGTTCATGTCAATTATATCGAATCAACCAGCTCATCATCCTTCT CTTCCATCGCAAAGCGAGATGTCAGAGCTTCCTCAACCCTACAGACTGGATGGTCGTACTCTGGCTGTTATACCGACAACAACAATGGCATCCGACAATTGTCACGGGATGGATACAGAGATTACAGCGCCATGACCGAAGAGTCATGTGTAGCATTTTGCAGCAGCAAGGGCTACTCCGTTGCGGGAGTCGAATATTCTAGCGAG TGTTACTGCGACTACCAACTGGCTTCAACTTCGCAGAAGGAGCCCGAAGCAGACTGCAACATGCCATGCAGCGGCGACAGCTCAGAAGCCTGCGGCGGCAGCGACAGACTTTCGGTTTTCACAAACGGCGTCGCTGTCCCCGTGATCAACCCCGGTCCTCCTGGTTGGTCATCCCTCGGCTGCCAGAACGATCCCGGCCCAAGGCTTCTCTCCTATCGGACTGGCGTCGTAGCCGGAGACTCGAAGATGTCCGTGTTGCAGTGCACCAACGCTTGCCAGGCTGCCGGCTACTCACTTGCCGGTGTGGAGTACTCATCTGAGTGCTATTGCGACAACCAGCTCCGCAATGCAGGCTCTTCGGGCTTTGACGGATGCAACATGCTCTGCTCCGGCAACAGCTCTGAGTACTGTGGCGGCCCAAATCGTATCAACGTCTACCAGGCATCCGCTAAGCCGAAGACTCCCAGCGTTTTGCCCTCGGGCTGGACCGACAAGGGATGTTTGAAGGACAATGTACTTGGCCGAGCTCTTACGGTCAATGTTGACGTCGTTGGTGGCACACAGAACATGTCTGTCGGCGGATGTATTTCGGCTTGCACTGCTTCTGGATACACCGTTGCCGGCGTCGAGTACTCGCAGGAATGTTGGTGTGATAGCCAGATCAGAAACGGCGGTGTGGCGGCATCGGATGGTTGTGATATGCCTTGCAAGGGCAACACGGCAGAATTCTGTGGCGGAAGCAACCGCCTCAACATCTATGCTTCGGGTTCTTTGACTTTGCCGGTTAGCTCGACGTCCTCTCCCACCACTTCAACAACCTCGACAAGAACTACTTCATCATCTGTCTCAACCACCTCGAGCTCCTTTACAACTTCAAAGTCTACGACTAGCCCCACTGCATCATCTACCTCGTCTTCTGTCTCGTCAACATCTTCATCTACCTCGGCTTCGTCTTCGAGCTCTTCAACGACTTCAAAGTCTTCGACAAGCTCCACGTCATCTTCAATTGCTTCCTCCACCCCGTCTAGCACTTCGAGCATAACGATCACTACGAGCAGTTCGTCCACAAAGACTTCCACGATTACCACCACGAGCTCTTCGAGTACTACTGCCGCCAGTTCGTCATCTTCGAAGACATCATCTTCCTCGTCCACTTCAACTACTTCGGCTAATGCGTGCCGCGCAACCATCA ACAGCGGTTATGTCCAGAACGGCGGCTTCGACAGCGGCTTTGACAGCTGGAGCTTTGCGCTTTACCAACCCAGCGATCCTGTCACGTCAGCGGTCATTTCAGACAACCATCAGACTTCAGGTTGCTCAGCTCT CGTTTTCTATCCGTCCGGAACTTCAAACCGCCAGGCTTACATTTATCAATCCATCACCGGCCTGCCCGTTCGAGCCTCTAGGACCGTAACGTTCTATGCAGGCCGTCTTGATTCTGCGACAAAACAGGACAATGCGAAGGTCTACGTTGCTTGGGGCGATACCATTATGGGTCCGTCAATTGTTTGCGGCAGTTCTAGCTACCCGTGCTTGACGGCCTACAGCAACGCGGGTGGTTACAGACAATACAGGTTCACCTTCACTCCCACCGCAGCCAGCGGTACCCTTTCCATAGGTTTTACCTGGGATGCCGGGTCAAACGCTGCTCCTGTCATTATCGATGGCATTATCGTGTCTTGA